The proteins below come from a single Nocardiopsis gilva YIM 90087 genomic window:
- a CDS encoding SDH family Clp fold serine proteinase produces MSIPPQVVEALSTLERSRNGPVIAYVVHEFSDTDIYFLYECLRSMKGARELNMVLYTNGGEIDVTRRIALLLYEFCDELNIMVPDNSVSSGTLLCLAAHKLTLGPMARLGPIDPHISASGASANMPKKISTEEIRAFREMASTWFSICPTESENETFRALSQWFFPATLGAFYRADMNVRSIAAELLAHQRLDWTEDERQRVIDHLVTGYHSHSHAITRRDAQQLGLNIHFPTREEENAMWECTHIIREHYTNPRDAEEQVLGTIVSGHGYHAERVYGSTSLAATEGSIPKIYWRSATPDGTR; encoded by the coding sequence ATGAGCATCCCACCTCAGGTCGTCGAAGCTCTCTCCACTCTCGAGCGTTCGCGAAACGGTCCCGTTATCGCATACGTCGTACACGAGTTCAGTGATACGGACATCTATTTTCTGTATGAGTGCCTGCGCTCGATGAAAGGTGCTCGCGAACTAAATATGGTCCTCTATACGAACGGCGGAGAGATAGATGTAACGAGACGCATTGCTCTGTTGCTGTACGAGTTCTGCGACGAGCTCAACATCATGGTTCCAGACAACTCGGTCTCATCGGGAACACTGCTCTGCCTGGCCGCGCACAAACTGACCCTCGGCCCCATGGCCCGTCTCGGTCCAATCGATCCGCACATATCGGCAAGCGGAGCCAGTGCGAACATGCCCAAGAAAATCTCCACCGAAGAAATTCGCGCCTTTCGGGAGATGGCAAGCACATGGTTCTCAATATGCCCCACGGAGTCAGAAAACGAGACATTCCGGGCACTCTCCCAGTGGTTTTTTCCAGCCACACTGGGCGCCTTTTACCGAGCCGACATGAATGTCCGCTCGATAGCTGCAGAACTCCTAGCACATCAGCGACTCGACTGGACAGAAGACGAGCGACAGAGAGTTATCGACCACCTCGTCACCGGGTACCATAGTCACTCCCATGCCATCACCCGACGAGATGCGCAACAATTGGGGTTGAACATTCATTTCCCCACTCGTGAAGAAGAGAACGCGATGTGGGAGTGCACCCACATCATCCGCGAACACTATACAAACCCGCGCGATGCCGAGGAGCAGGTACTGGGCACAATCGTGAGTGGACACGGGTATCATGCCGAACGCGTATACGGAAGTACTTCGCTGGCAGCCACAGAAGGAAGTATACCGAAGATTTATTGGCGAAGTGCCACACCAGACGGCACCAGGTAG
- a CDS encoding ATP-grasp domain-containing protein, whose protein sequence is MDNSRVVIFTSSTDAHSDVMASKLHSLGHDPIRLNTDEIPGSTAFNLSLNGEGWTGGISIGSDQQSFLGFEDVRSVLVRRPGFYNPGADMEHDEQAFVTAELDHAIGGLWASLPCRWVSHPTAIRAASWKIEQLGRAKNMGFEAPRTLVSTDPERVKQFYEQCSGKIIYKCISGPGAIMGAAGAMGVRPPDLQLPTVMITEDQLEHVESVSQAPCLFQEYIEKDVELRVTVIGDEVFTAAIHSQEHPKTKVDFRHFDVDIPYRKAKLPDGIERLCVEFVQSYDLLFGAIDLILTPDGRYIFIENNPVGQFMFVEHLVPELRMCDALASLLIRGSGA, encoded by the coding sequence ATGGACAACTCCCGGGTTGTCATTTTCACAAGTTCAACGGACGCACACTCTGATGTCATGGCCAGCAAACTGCACAGCTTGGGCCATGACCCGATCCGGTTGAACACCGATGAAATTCCCGGTTCGACTGCCTTCAACCTCTCCCTCAATGGCGAAGGGTGGACTGGCGGTATTTCGATCGGGTCGGACCAACAATCCTTCCTTGGCTTCGAAGATGTGCGTTCCGTCCTGGTTCGACGTCCCGGATTCTATAATCCCGGGGCGGATATGGAGCATGACGAACAGGCGTTCGTGACAGCCGAACTCGATCACGCGATAGGTGGACTGTGGGCATCGCTCCCGTGTCGCTGGGTCAGTCACCCCACAGCAATTCGCGCCGCAAGCTGGAAGATCGAACAGCTCGGCCGAGCCAAGAACATGGGATTCGAAGCTCCCCGGACGCTGGTGTCCACCGATCCGGAACGTGTGAAGCAGTTCTATGAGCAGTGCTCAGGAAAGATCATCTACAAATGCATATCCGGCCCGGGAGCGATCATGGGAGCTGCCGGGGCGATGGGGGTTCGTCCTCCGGATCTTCAGCTTCCAACAGTGATGATCACGGAGGATCAGCTGGAGCACGTGGAGTCTGTCAGCCAGGCGCCGTGTTTGTTCCAAGAGTACATCGAGAAGGATGTCGAGCTCCGAGTCACGGTCATCGGCGACGAGGTGTTCACGGCAGCGATTCATTCCCAAGAGCACCCCAAGACGAAGGTTGATTTCCGCCACTTCGACGTGGACATACCCTATAGAAAGGCAAAGCTTCCGGACGGCATCGAACGGCTGTGTGTGGAGTTCGTGCAGAGCTATGATCTTCTCTTCGGCGCTATTGACCTAATTCTCACGCCTGATGGCAGGTATATATTCATCGAAAACAACCCGGTAGGCCAATTCATGTTCGTCGAACATCTTGTGCCGGAGCTGAGGATGTGCGATGCTCTGGCATCCCTGCTGATCAGAGGTAGCGGCGCATGA
- a CDS encoding DUF2752 domain-containing protein, translating to MTDTPLLSRIQRRLHPATAPLLLGAVGIAGAIMVHFIDPHEPGHYPTCPWLMMTGTFCPGCGSMRAINALTNLDLTGALRMNVLTIALLPVMAYSYAKWVYYSFRPPTEHVRAAHPFWLWLFLGVILAFWVVRNLPFASVLAPG from the coding sequence ATGACCGACACACCGCTCCTGAGTCGCATCCAACGCCGCCTGCACCCCGCCACGGCGCCCCTCCTCCTGGGTGCGGTCGGCATCGCCGGGGCGATCATGGTCCACTTCATCGACCCGCACGAGCCCGGGCACTACCCGACCTGCCCCTGGCTGATGATGACCGGGACGTTCTGCCCCGGCTGCGGCAGTATGCGGGCCATCAACGCGCTCACCAACCTCGACCTCACCGGCGCGCTGCGGATGAACGTCCTGACGATCGCGCTGCTTCCGGTGATGGCGTACTCCTACGCCAAGTGGGTGTACTACTCCTTCCGCCCGCCGACCGAGCACGTCAGGGCCGCACACCCCTTCTGGCTCTGGCTGTTCCTCGGGGTCATCCTGGCCTTCTGGGTGGTGCGCAATCTCCCGTTCGCCTCGGTCCTCGCACCGGGGTGA
- the trpC gene encoding indole-3-glycerol phosphate synthase TrpC, which translates to MSVLDEILDGVRADLAERQAATPLERLKEMAGSVPWPKDVVAALRSPGVQVIAEVKRSSPSKGSLAPIADPASLARDYSAGGACLISVLTEQRRFSGSLADLAAVRAAVDTPLLRKDFVVSSYQLWEARVHGADAVLLIVAALEQDALVSLVERAESLGLTPLVEVHDEDEVQRALDAGATVIGVNARNLKTLEVDRGTFTRLAPLIPDDRIRVAESGVRGPHDLLAYASAGADAVLVGESLVRGRNPREAVADLVTAGAHPALRDRH; encoded by the coding sequence GTGAGCGTGCTCGACGAGATCCTTGACGGGGTACGCGCCGATCTCGCGGAACGGCAGGCGGCCACGCCCCTCGAGCGGCTCAAGGAGATGGCGGGGTCCGTGCCCTGGCCGAAGGACGTCGTGGCGGCCCTCCGCAGCCCCGGTGTCCAGGTCATCGCCGAGGTCAAGCGCTCCAGCCCGTCCAAGGGATCCCTCGCCCCCATCGCCGACCCGGCCTCGCTCGCCCGCGACTACTCCGCCGGGGGCGCGTGCCTGATCAGCGTGCTGACCGAGCAGCGCCGCTTCAGCGGCAGCCTGGCCGACCTCGCGGCGGTGCGCGCCGCGGTCGACACCCCGCTGCTGCGCAAAGACTTCGTGGTCAGCTCCTACCAGCTGTGGGAGGCGCGGGTCCACGGCGCCGACGCGGTCCTGCTGATCGTCGCCGCCCTGGAGCAGGACGCCCTGGTCTCCCTGGTGGAGCGGGCCGAATCGCTGGGTCTGACCCCGCTGGTGGAGGTGCACGACGAGGACGAGGTCCAGCGCGCCCTCGACGCCGGCGCCACCGTCATCGGTGTCAACGCCCGCAACCTCAAGACCCTCGAAGTCGACCGCGGCACCTTCACCCGCCTCGCCCCGCTCATCCCCGACGACCGCATCCGGGTCGCCGAGTCCGGTGTCCGCGGCCCGCACGACCTGCTGGCCTACGCCAGCGCCGGGGCCGACGCCGTGCTCGTCGGGGAGAGCCTGGTGCGCGGCCGCAACCCGCGTGAAGCCGTCGCCGACCTGGTCACCGCGGGCGCTCACCCGGCACTGCGGGACCGGCACTGA
- the trpB gene encoding tryptophan synthase subunit beta has translation MSSTPSPTPPTPTQPPTPDEHGHYGRFGGRFSPEAIVAALDEVAAAWAKAKVDPEYQATLRELLSSYTGRPSPLTDATKFAEHCGGARILLKREDLNHTGSHKINNVLGQALLAKRMGKTRIIAETGAGQHGVATATAAALLGLDCVIYMGEEDTRRQALNVARMRLLGAEVVSVTIGSRTLKDAVTEAFRDWVSNVESTHYLFGTAAGPHPFPTLVRDLHYIIGEEARAQVLELAGRLPDAVAACVGGGSNAIGIFAAFIPDSEVRLYGFEAGGDGVDTGRHAASITGGSPGVFQGARTYVMQDEHGQTIPSHSISAGLDYPAVGPEHAALADSGRATYAPITDAEAMEAFRLLCRTEGIIPAIESAHALAGARKIGAKLGPDAIVLVNLSGRGDKDVDTAATYFGLIDEHKEQA, from the coding sequence ATGTCATCGACGCCATCGCCAACACCACCAACGCCAACACAGCCCCCGACGCCTGACGAACACGGGCACTACGGCCGCTTCGGCGGCCGGTTCAGCCCGGAGGCCATCGTCGCCGCTCTGGACGAGGTCGCGGCGGCCTGGGCCAAGGCCAAGGTGGACCCCGAGTACCAGGCCACCCTCCGCGAGCTGCTGAGCAGCTACACCGGGCGGCCCAGCCCGCTGACCGACGCCACGAAGTTCGCCGAGCACTGCGGGGGCGCCCGGATCCTCCTCAAGCGTGAGGACCTCAACCACACCGGGTCGCACAAGATCAACAACGTGCTCGGCCAGGCCCTGCTCGCCAAGCGCATGGGCAAGACGCGGATCATCGCCGAGACCGGCGCGGGCCAGCACGGCGTCGCCACCGCCACGGCCGCCGCCCTGCTCGGCCTGGACTGCGTCATCTACATGGGCGAGGAGGACACCCGCCGCCAGGCGCTCAACGTCGCCCGGATGCGGCTGCTCGGCGCCGAGGTCGTCTCCGTCACCATCGGCAGCCGTACCCTCAAGGACGCCGTCACCGAGGCGTTCCGCGACTGGGTGAGCAACGTCGAGAGCACCCACTACCTCTTCGGTACCGCCGCCGGGCCGCACCCGTTCCCCACGCTCGTGCGCGACCTGCACTACATCATCGGCGAAGAGGCCCGCGCCCAGGTGCTGGAGCTGGCCGGACGGCTGCCCGACGCCGTGGCCGCGTGCGTCGGCGGCGGCTCCAACGCGATCGGCATCTTCGCCGCCTTCATCCCCGACTCCGAGGTGCGCCTCTACGGATTCGAGGCGGGCGGCGACGGCGTGGACACCGGTCGGCACGCCGCCTCCATCACCGGGGGGTCCCCGGGTGTTTTCCAGGGCGCGCGGACCTATGTGATGCAGGACGAGCACGGCCAGACCATCCCGAGCCACTCCATCTCGGCGGGGCTCGACTACCCGGCGGTCGGCCCGGAACACGCCGCCCTCGCCGACAGCGGCCGCGCCACCTACGCCCCCATCACCGACGCCGAGGCGATGGAGGCCTTCCGGCTGCTGTGCCGGACCGAGGGCATCATTCCGGCCATCGAGAGCGCCCACGCGCTGGCCGGCGCCCGCAAGATCGGCGCGAAGCTCGGGCCGGACGCCATCGTGCTGGTCAACCTCTCCGGCCGGGGAGACAAGGACGTCGACACCGCCGCGACCTACTTCGGCCTCATCGACGAGCACAAGGAGCAGGCGTGA
- the trpA gene encoding tryptophan synthase subunit alpha, whose amino-acid sequence MTTTPTTLRAKLAEAKAVGRAALIGYLPAGFPDVESSIKVIQAMVEGGCDVIEVGLPYSDPMMDGPTIQRAAGRALEAGTTPADVLRVVTATAETGAAALVMSYWNPIECYGPGRFAADLAAAGGSGVITPDLLPEEADDWFAATDAAGLDRIFLVAQSSSEQRLRLTTGACRGFVYAASRMGVTGARTRLSGGAEKLVARTREAGGDLPVCVGLGISTGAQAAEVAGFADGVIVGAGFCQRILDAPDLETGLGAVRAFAEDLAVGVRSAAR is encoded by the coding sequence GTGACGACGACACCGACCACTCTTAGGGCCAAACTGGCCGAGGCCAAGGCCGTCGGCCGGGCCGCCCTCATCGGCTACCTCCCCGCCGGATTCCCCGATGTGGAGTCCTCCATCAAGGTCATCCAGGCCATGGTCGAGGGCGGCTGCGACGTGATCGAGGTCGGGCTGCCCTACTCCGACCCGATGATGGACGGCCCCACCATCCAGCGCGCCGCCGGGCGCGCCCTGGAGGCCGGGACCACCCCCGCCGACGTGCTGCGCGTGGTCACCGCGACCGCAGAGACGGGCGCGGCCGCACTCGTGATGTCCTACTGGAACCCCATCGAGTGCTACGGCCCCGGTCGGTTCGCCGCCGACCTGGCCGCCGCGGGCGGCTCCGGCGTCATCACGCCCGACCTGCTGCCTGAGGAAGCCGACGACTGGTTCGCCGCCACCGACGCGGCCGGGCTGGACCGCATCTTCCTGGTCGCCCAGTCCTCCAGCGAGCAGCGGCTGCGGCTCACCACCGGCGCGTGCCGCGGGTTCGTCTACGCGGCCTCGCGCATGGGCGTCACCGGCGCCCGCACCCGCCTGAGCGGCGGCGCCGAGAAGCTGGTGGCCCGGACCAGGGAGGCCGGGGGAGACCTGCCGGTCTGCGTCGGCCTGGGGATTTCGACCGGTGCCCAGGCGGCCGAGGTCGCGGGCTTCGCCGACGGGGTGATCGTCGGTGCCGGGTTCTGCCAGCGGATCCTCGACGCGCCCGACCTGGAGACGGGGCTGGGCGCGGTGCGCGCGTTCGCCGAGGACCTCGCCGTGGGGGTCCGATCCGCGGCCAGGTGA
- a CDS encoding MauE/DoxX family redox-associated membrane protein: protein MDGDPPSDAAPRTSALTRHWPTVQPWVTLVCRIALAGILAFAAYTKLPPALSVQSVEAYQLFSPGVAELIGYTLPLIEFALALLLLIGLATRYVGGATALLMLVFIAGIVSAWARGLAIDCGCFGSGGPVAEGETAYGLDILRDIGFIALAGIVMIWPRSPLALDRVFGLYR, encoded by the coding sequence GTGGACGGCGACCCGCCGTCCGATGCGGCGCCGCGGACCTCCGCCCTCACCCGCCACTGGCCCACGGTCCAACCGTGGGTCACGCTGGTCTGCCGCATCGCGCTGGCCGGGATCCTGGCTTTCGCCGCCTACACCAAACTGCCCCCGGCACTGTCGGTGCAGTCGGTCGAGGCCTACCAGCTGTTCTCTCCGGGCGTGGCCGAACTCATCGGCTACACGCTGCCGCTCATCGAGTTCGCGCTGGCGCTGCTGCTGCTCATCGGCCTGGCCACGCGGTACGTGGGCGGGGCGACGGCCCTTCTGATGCTCGTGTTCATCGCGGGCATCGTCTCGGCGTGGGCGCGCGGCCTGGCCATCGACTGCGGCTGCTTCGGCTCCGGGGGGCCGGTCGCCGAGGGCGAGACCGCCTACGGCCTGGACATCCTGCGCGATATCGGCTTCATCGCGCTGGCCGGTATCGTCATGATCTGGCCGCGCTCCCCGCTCGCGCTCGACCGGGTCTTCGGGTTGTACCGCTGA
- a CDS encoding DsbA family protein produces the protein MGKAERRASRERLKQERLKAQQRAKRNRILGVVGAALVVVLVVVGGGYWYLTSSNTGDKLTADLPPQTLQQDGSVVLAKDGAKAPVVEVYADFQCPACKQFETAAGSTLQQLAADGQAIVHYRPVSIFAQQQAPISSNSLRAAAAARAAADYGKYVEYNDVLFENQPAEGSPGYSVEDLISWGEEVGIDDAAFGKRVEAENKIVDTYTGDYTPKLTKKAKDELGMDKLSTMTTGDLLEWGDDNGVDSSFLDGTYVKETLDATNAVNTRYTGDNKFEGTPSIYLNGSKMGNEAYNPQQLKQAILDADPGEVQSKPLASDEGAQPESEASKSAEPESDDAPTTDESPEAKE, from the coding sequence ATGGGCAAGGCGGAGCGGCGCGCGTCCCGCGAACGACTCAAGCAGGAGCGCCTCAAGGCGCAGCAGCGAGCCAAACGCAACAGGATCCTCGGCGTCGTGGGGGCCGCGCTCGTCGTCGTCCTGGTGGTCGTGGGCGGCGGCTACTGGTACCTGACCTCCTCCAACACCGGCGACAAGCTGACCGCCGACCTTCCCCCGCAGACCCTGCAGCAGGACGGCAGCGTCGTGCTCGCGAAGGACGGCGCCAAGGCACCGGTCGTCGAGGTCTACGCGGACTTCCAGTGCCCGGCCTGCAAGCAGTTCGAGACCGCGGCCGGAAGTACGCTGCAGCAGCTGGCGGCCGACGGCCAGGCGATCGTCCACTACCGGCCCGTGAGCATCTTCGCCCAGCAGCAGGCCCCGATCAGCAGCAACTCGCTGCGGGCGGCCGCGGCGGCCCGGGCGGCGGCCGACTACGGCAAGTACGTGGAGTACAACGACGTCCTCTTCGAGAACCAGCCGGCCGAGGGCAGCCCCGGCTACTCGGTGGAGGACCTGATCTCGTGGGGTGAGGAGGTCGGCATCGACGACGCGGCCTTCGGCAAGCGGGTCGAGGCGGAGAACAAGATCGTCGACACCTACACCGGCGACTACACCCCGAAGCTGACGAAGAAGGCCAAGGACGAGCTGGGCATGGACAAGCTCTCCACGATGACCACGGGCGATCTGCTCGAATGGGGCGACGACAACGGCGTGGACAGCTCCTTCCTGGATGGCACCTACGTCAAGGAGACACTGGACGCGACCAACGCCGTCAACACCCGCTACACCGGCGACAACAAGTTCGAGGGCACGCCGTCCATCTACCTCAACGGAAGCAAGATGGGCAATGAGGCCTACAACCCGCAGCAGCTGAAGCAGGCCATCCTCGACGCGGACCCCGGCGAGGTGCAGTCCAAGCCGCTGGCCTCCGACGAGGGAGCGCAGCCCGAATCCGAGGCGTCGAAGTCCGCGGAGCCCGAGTCCGACGACGCCCCCACGACCGACGAGTCCCCCGAAGCCAAGGAATAG